A single Pogoniulus pusillus isolate bPogPus1 chromosome 27, bPogPus1.pri, whole genome shotgun sequence DNA region contains:
- the SLC46A1 gene encoding proton-coupled folate transporter isoform X1, giving the protein MAAPPPAELPAAARRRCYRLPAVEPLVFLATVSLSLQGPLATQYLWDRLGADLGYYGANDSSSTGCGNSSAGSDPLRQEVEALVSHWNLYINLGGFFVDIFSVTLFGPWSDSVGRRPALVLSAAGMALQAAVYLLVMYLHLHVAYFLLGRLLSSLLGDYNLILASCFAYVADTSDKSTRTFRVAILEACLGIAGMLASVGGGHWRRAQGYINPFWLVFAASVATALYAAFCLQESVKQPKPARLFTLSHYKAVYRLYTAPEHRSSRSQLALYSLAFFLLVTVHFGAKDIFVLYELGFPLCWTSDFIGYGSAANYLAYLSSLGGLRLLQLCLKDSWVAEIALVSNIAGLVVISIATTTAVMFTGYGILFLSMAATPVIRSKLSKLVSETEQGALFASVACVQGLCSLVATGVFNSLYPATLNFMRGFPFLFGAIILLIPAAIIGLIEIRGSKADYSHFSPASPSHADG; this is encoded by the exons ATGGCCGCCCCGCCGCCCGCCGAGCTCCCTGcggccgcccgccgccgctgctATCGGCTGCCCGCCGTGGAGCCGCTGGTCTTCCTGGCCaccgtgtccctcagcctgcaggGTCCGCTGGCCACGCAGTACCTCTGGGACCGGCTCGGCGCCGACCTTGGTTACTACGGCGCCAACGACAGCAGCTCCACCGGCTGCGGGAACAGCAGCGCCGGCAGCGACCCGCTGCGGCAG GAGGTGGAAGCTCTGGTCTCCCACTGGAACCTCTATATCAACCTGGGAGGTTTCTTTGTTGACATCTTCTCCGTGACGCTCTTTGGGCCATGGAGCGACAGCGTGGGCCGCCGTCCGGCACTCGTGCTCTCGGCAGCCGGTATGGCCCTGCAAGCGGCCGTCTACCTCCTTGTCATGTACCTGCACCTGCACGTCGCCTACTTTCTCCTGGGACGCCTTCTGAGTAGTCTTTTGGGAGACTACAACCTGATCCTGGCCAGCTGCTTCGCCTATGTGGCCGACACCAGCGATAAAAGCACCCGCACGTTCCGCGTTGCCATCCTCGAGGCGTGCCTTGGCATCGCGGGCATGCTGGCCAGCGTCGGTGGTGGCCACTGGCGCAGGGCGCAGGGCTACATCAACCCCTTTTGGCTGGTGTTTGCTGCCAGTGTTGCTACCGCTCTCTatgctgctttctgccttcaGGAGTCGGTGAAGCAGCCGAAGCCGGCCAGGCTGTTCACACTCAGTCACTACAAGGCTGTATACAGGCTCTACACGGCCCCGGAACACCGGAGCTCCAGGAGCCAGCTTGCTCTTTACTCCCTGgctttctttctccttgtcACCGTACATTTTGGGGCCAAGGACATCTTTGTCTTGTACGAGCTTGGCttccctctctgctggaccTCTGACTTCATTGGGTATGGCTCAGCTGCCAACTACCTGGCttacctgagcagcctgggaggtCTGCGGCTGCTACAGCTCTGCCTTAAAGACAGCTGGGTGGCAGAAATAGCGTTGGTCTCCAATATTGCTGGACTGGTTGTGATTTCTATTGCTACTACAACTGCAGTGATGTTTACAG GTTATGGGATTCTGTTTCTTTCCATGGCAGCCACTCCAGTCATCAGATCCAAGCTCTCCAAGCTGGTCAGTGAGACGGAACAGG GTGCTCTCTTTGCTTCTGTTGCTTGTGTACAAGGGCTTTGTTCCCTTGTGGCTACCGGAGTCTTCAACTCTCTCTACCCTGCCactttgaacttcatgagggGATTCCCATTTCTCTTTGGGGCTATAATTCTTCTTATTCCAGCAGCTATTATAGG gtTGATAGAAATCCGGGGCTCAAAAGCTGACTACAGTCACTTCTCACCTGCTTCCCCATCCCATGCAGATGGCTGA
- the SLC46A1 gene encoding proton-coupled folate transporter isoform X2: MAAPPPAELPAAARRRCYRLPAVEPLVFLATVSLSLQGPLATQYLWDRLGADLGYYGANDSSSTGCGNSSAGSDPLRQEVEALVSHWNLYINLGGFFVDIFSVTLFGPWSDSVGRRPALVLSAAGMALQAAVYLLVMYLHLHVAYFLLGRLLSSLLGDYNLILASCFAYVADTSDKSTRTFRVAILEACLGIAGMLASVGGGHWRRAQGYINPFWLVFAASVATALYAAFCLQESVKQPKPARLFTLSHYKAVYRLYTAPEHRSSRSQLALYSLAFFLLVTVHFGAKDIFVLYELGFPLCWTSDFIGYGSAANYLAYLSSLGGLRLLQLCLKDSWVAEIALVSNIAGLVVISIATTTAVMFTGYGILFLSMAATPVIRSKLSKLVSETEQG; the protein is encoded by the exons ATGGCCGCCCCGCCGCCCGCCGAGCTCCCTGcggccgcccgccgccgctgctATCGGCTGCCCGCCGTGGAGCCGCTGGTCTTCCTGGCCaccgtgtccctcagcctgcaggGTCCGCTGGCCACGCAGTACCTCTGGGACCGGCTCGGCGCCGACCTTGGTTACTACGGCGCCAACGACAGCAGCTCCACCGGCTGCGGGAACAGCAGCGCCGGCAGCGACCCGCTGCGGCAG GAGGTGGAAGCTCTGGTCTCCCACTGGAACCTCTATATCAACCTGGGAGGTTTCTTTGTTGACATCTTCTCCGTGACGCTCTTTGGGCCATGGAGCGACAGCGTGGGCCGCCGTCCGGCACTCGTGCTCTCGGCAGCCGGTATGGCCCTGCAAGCGGCCGTCTACCTCCTTGTCATGTACCTGCACCTGCACGTCGCCTACTTTCTCCTGGGACGCCTTCTGAGTAGTCTTTTGGGAGACTACAACCTGATCCTGGCCAGCTGCTTCGCCTATGTGGCCGACACCAGCGATAAAAGCACCCGCACGTTCCGCGTTGCCATCCTCGAGGCGTGCCTTGGCATCGCGGGCATGCTGGCCAGCGTCGGTGGTGGCCACTGGCGCAGGGCGCAGGGCTACATCAACCCCTTTTGGCTGGTGTTTGCTGCCAGTGTTGCTACCGCTCTCTatgctgctttctgccttcaGGAGTCGGTGAAGCAGCCGAAGCCGGCCAGGCTGTTCACACTCAGTCACTACAAGGCTGTATACAGGCTCTACACGGCCCCGGAACACCGGAGCTCCAGGAGCCAGCTTGCTCTTTACTCCCTGgctttctttctccttgtcACCGTACATTTTGGGGCCAAGGACATCTTTGTCTTGTACGAGCTTGGCttccctctctgctggaccTCTGACTTCATTGGGTATGGCTCAGCTGCCAACTACCTGGCttacctgagcagcctgggaggtCTGCGGCTGCTACAGCTCTGCCTTAAAGACAGCTGGGTGGCAGAAATAGCGTTGGTCTCCAATATTGCTGGACTGGTTGTGATTTCTATTGCTACTACAACTGCAGTGATGTTTACAG GTTATGGGATTCTGTTTCTTTCCATGGCAGCCACTCCAGTCATCAGATCCAAGCTCTCCAAGCTGGTCAGTGAGACGGAACAGG gtTGA